The following proteins come from a genomic window of Vidua chalybeata isolate OUT-0048 chromosome 2, bVidCha1 merged haplotype, whole genome shotgun sequence:
- the AASDHPPT gene encoding L-aminoadipate-semialdehyde dehydrogenase-phosphopantetheinyl transferase isoform X1 — protein MGSVRWAFPCGAWRPRRREWLLAAQLVQPEEKERIGQFVFARDAKAALAGRLLMRKLIAEELCIPWNEVHLQRTPKGKPFLASNLLSINSNYNFNVSHQGDYAVLAAEPELQVGIDIMKTDLPGSSSIPNFFHIMKRQFTETEWDVIKSMSNEWMQLDMFYRHWALKESFLKAVGVGIGFNLQRIEFNVSPLQLEIGKVYKDTKMLLDGEKEEEWIFEETRLDNNHHVAVALGKQEGFVQKDSDVHSMERNQPQFTLLTFEDLVASGIPVTPEDSAYWDNFCSKQEGPVKQSSHSR, from the exons ATGGGCAGCGTGCGCTGGGCCTTCCCCTGCGGCGCTTGGCGACCCCGCCGCCGCGAGTGGCTGCTGGCCGCGCAGCTGGTGCAGCCCGAGGAGAAGGAGCGCATCGGCCAGTTTGTCTTTGCCCGCGATGCCAAAGCCGCCTTG GCTGGTCGCCTGCTGATGCGGAAATTAAttgcagaggagctgtgcatACCTTGGAATGAAGTACACTTGCAAAGGACACCAAAAGGAAAACCTTTCCTGGCCAGTAACTTACTCAGTATCAACTCAAATTACAACTTCAATGTCTCTCACCAAGGAGATTATGCAGTCCTTGCAGCTGAGCCTGAGCTTCAAGTTGGCATTGATATTATGAAGACTGATTTACCAG GTAGTAGCTCAATTCCAAATTTCTTTCACATAATGAAGCGACAGTTTACTGAAACAGAGTGGGATGTAATCAAGTCAATGAGTAATGAATGGATGCAGCTGGATATGTTTTATCGGCACTGG GCCTTAAAAGAAAGCTTCTTAAAGGCTGTTGGAGTTGGAATTGGCTTTAACTTGCAAAGAATTGAATTTAATGTGTCTCCATTACAACTGGAAATAGGGAAGGTGTATAAGGATACAAAAATGCTTCTggatggagaaaaagaagaggagtGGATATTTGAG GAAACCCGCTTGGATAATAATCATCATGTTGCAGTGGCACTTGGGAAACAGGAGGGATTTGTACAGAAGGATTCTGAT GTTCATTCCATGGAGCGTAACCAACCACAATTTACATTATTGACTTTTGAAGATTTAGTTGCATCTGGTATTCCTGTCACACCTGAGGATTCTGCATATTGGGACAATTTCTGTTCAAAGCAGGAGGGTCCAGTGAAACAGAGTTCACATTCAAGATAA
- the AASDHPPT gene encoding L-aminoadipate-semialdehyde dehydrogenase-phosphopantetheinyl transferase isoform X2, translated as MRKLIAEELCIPWNEVHLQRTPKGKPFLASNLLSINSNYNFNVSHQGDYAVLAAEPELQVGIDIMKTDLPGSSSIPNFFHIMKRQFTETEWDVIKSMSNEWMQLDMFYRHWALKESFLKAVGVGIGFNLQRIEFNVSPLQLEIGKVYKDTKMLLDGEKEEEWIFEETRLDNNHHVAVALGKQEGFVQKDSDVHSMERNQPQFTLLTFEDLVASGIPVTPEDSAYWDNFCSKQEGPVKQSSHSR; from the exons ATGCGGAAATTAAttgcagaggagctgtgcatACCTTGGAATGAAGTACACTTGCAAAGGACACCAAAAGGAAAACCTTTCCTGGCCAGTAACTTACTCAGTATCAACTCAAATTACAACTTCAATGTCTCTCACCAAGGAGATTATGCAGTCCTTGCAGCTGAGCCTGAGCTTCAAGTTGGCATTGATATTATGAAGACTGATTTACCAG GTAGTAGCTCAATTCCAAATTTCTTTCACATAATGAAGCGACAGTTTACTGAAACAGAGTGGGATGTAATCAAGTCAATGAGTAATGAATGGATGCAGCTGGATATGTTTTATCGGCACTGG GCCTTAAAAGAAAGCTTCTTAAAGGCTGTTGGAGTTGGAATTGGCTTTAACTTGCAAAGAATTGAATTTAATGTGTCTCCATTACAACTGGAAATAGGGAAGGTGTATAAGGATACAAAAATGCTTCTggatggagaaaaagaagaggagtGGATATTTGAG GAAACCCGCTTGGATAATAATCATCATGTTGCAGTGGCACTTGGGAAACAGGAGGGATTTGTACAGAAGGATTCTGAT GTTCATTCCATGGAGCGTAACCAACCACAATTTACATTATTGACTTTTGAAGATTTAGTTGCATCTGGTATTCCTGTCACACCTGAGGATTCTGCATATTGGGACAATTTCTGTTCAAAGCAGGAGGGTCCAGTGAAACAGAGTTCACATTCAAGATAA